One part of the Streptomyces sp. NBC_00286 genome encodes these proteins:
- a CDS encoding ABC transporter ATP-binding protein → MPSDTLTWTPPPAKPGEPRQVRRILKLFHPYRGRLAVVGLLVGAASLVSVATPFMLKEILDTAIPQGRTGLLSLLALGMILSAVLTSVFGVLQTLISTTVGQRVMHDLRTAVYDRLQRMSLAFFTRTRTGEVQSRIANDIGGMQATVTSTATSLVSNLTSVIATIVAMVALDWRLTVVSLLLLPLFVWISRRVGNERKKITTQRQKQMAVMAATVTESLSVGGILLGRTMGRSDSLTRSFADESEGLVDLEVRSNMAGRWRMAVISIVMAAMPAVIYWTAGLAMQFGGPAVSIGTLVAFVSLQQGLFRPTVSLLSTGVQIQTSLALFQRIFEYLDLPIDITEPERPVHLDQIKGEVRFEDVEFRYDDKSAPILDGIDITVPAGGSLAVVGATGSGKSTLSYLVPRLYDVTDGRVTLDGVDVRDLDFDTLARAVGVVSQETYLFHASVADNLRFAKPDATDEELHAAAKAAQIHDHIASLPEGYDTMVGERGHRFSGGEKQRLAIARTILRDPPVLILDEATSALDTRTERAVQEAIDALSANRTTLTIAHRLSTIRGADQIVVLDAGRAVERGTHEELLEHEGRYAALVRRDAQLEPTR, encoded by the coding sequence ATGCCTTCCGACACACTCACCTGGACCCCGCCACCTGCCAAGCCCGGAGAGCCGCGACAGGTGCGCCGCATCCTGAAGCTCTTCCATCCCTACCGCGGCCGACTCGCCGTCGTCGGCCTGCTCGTCGGCGCCGCGTCGCTGGTCTCCGTCGCCACCCCCTTCATGCTGAAGGAGATCCTCGACACCGCGATCCCGCAGGGTCGCACCGGCCTGCTGAGCCTGCTCGCGCTCGGGATGATCCTCAGTGCCGTACTCACCAGTGTCTTCGGCGTGCTGCAGACCCTCATCTCCACGACGGTCGGGCAGCGCGTCATGCACGACCTGCGCACCGCCGTCTACGACCGGCTGCAGCGCATGTCGCTCGCCTTCTTCACCAGAACGCGCACGGGCGAGGTCCAGTCGCGTATCGCGAACGACATCGGCGGCATGCAGGCCACGGTCACCTCGACGGCCACCTCGCTGGTCTCGAATCTGACCAGCGTCATCGCCACGATCGTCGCGATGGTCGCCTTGGACTGGCGGCTGACGGTCGTCTCGCTGCTCCTGCTGCCCCTGTTCGTCTGGATCAGCCGAAGAGTCGGCAACGAACGCAAGAAGATCACCACTCAGCGGCAGAAACAGATGGCCGTGATGGCCGCTACCGTCACCGAATCGCTGTCCGTCGGCGGCATCTTGCTCGGCCGCACCATGGGTCGCTCCGACTCGCTCACCCGGTCCTTCGCGGATGAGTCCGAGGGTCTCGTCGACCTCGAAGTACGGTCGAACATGGCGGGACGCTGGCGAATGGCCGTCATCTCGATCGTCATGGCCGCCATGCCCGCCGTCATCTACTGGACCGCGGGGCTGGCCATGCAGTTCGGCGGACCCGCCGTCTCCATCGGCACGCTTGTCGCCTTCGTCTCGCTGCAGCAGGGCCTGTTCCGGCCGACCGTCAGCCTGCTGTCCACCGGTGTGCAGATCCAGACCTCGCTCGCCCTGTTCCAGCGCATCTTCGAGTACCTCGACCTGCCCATCGACATCACGGAGCCCGAGCGCCCGGTCCACCTCGACCAGATCAAGGGCGAAGTCCGCTTCGAGGACGTCGAGTTCCGCTACGACGACAAGAGCGCGCCGATACTGGACGGCATAGACATCACTGTCCCCGCAGGCGGCAGCCTCGCCGTCGTCGGAGCCACCGGCTCCGGAAAGTCCACGCTCAGCTATCTCGTGCCACGGCTGTACGACGTCACGGATGGCCGGGTCACGCTCGACGGGGTGGACGTACGGGACCTGGACTTCGACACCCTCGCGCGCGCGGTCGGCGTCGTCTCCCAGGAGACGTACCTCTTCCACGCCTCCGTCGCCGACAATCTGCGCTTCGCCAAGCCGGACGCCACCGACGAAGAACTGCACGCCGCCGCGAAGGCCGCCCAGATCCACGACCACATCGCGTCCCTGCCGGAGGGGTACGACACGATGGTGGGCGAACGCGGACACCGCTTCTCCGGCGGGGAGAAGCAGCGCCTCGCCATCGCCCGCACGATCCTGCGCGACCCGCCCGTACTGATTCTCGACGAGGCGACCAGCGCCCTGGACACCCGCACCGAGCGCGCCGTTCAGGAAGCCATCGACGCCCTCTCGGCCAACCGGACCACACTCACCATCGCCCACCGGCTGTCCACCATTCGGGGCGCCGACCAGATCGTGGTCCTGGACGCCGGGCGCGCGGTCGAACGCGGCACGCACGAGGAGCTGTTGGAGCACGAGGGCCGTTACGCCGCACTGGTGCGCCGGGACGCCCAACTGGAGCCAACAAGATGA
- a CDS encoding MarR family winged helix-turn-helix transcriptional regulator — protein MNTPDADGVLAEQLLRLTRRVHRIQKRHLQERGLGITPAQSRLLRTLAPYASPPRMADLAERLEVVPRAVTTLVDGLEASGKVRRVPDPTNRRVIRIELTDDGRRALRELRGARRAAAEDILAPLTDEQRKVLGGLLDTLVDGMPAVED, from the coding sequence ATGAACACCCCCGACGCCGACGGCGTGCTCGCCGAGCAACTGCTGCGGCTGACCCGTCGTGTGCACCGCATCCAGAAGCGTCATCTTCAGGAGCGCGGGCTCGGTATCACTCCGGCCCAGTCACGGCTGCTGCGCACCCTCGCGCCCTACGCCTCTCCGCCGCGCATGGCCGATCTGGCCGAGCGTCTGGAGGTCGTGCCCCGGGCCGTGACGACGCTGGTCGACGGCCTGGAGGCGAGCGGCAAGGTGCGTCGCGTACCCGACCCGACCAATCGCCGGGTGATACGGATCGAGCTCACGGACGACGGGCGCAGGGCACTGCGCGAGCTGCGCGGCGCGCGCCGGGCCGCGGCAGAGGACATCCTGGCTCCGCTGACGGACGAGCAGCGCAAGGTACTGGGCGGGTTGCTGGACACACTGGTCGACGGGATGCCCGCGGTGGAGGACTGA
- a CDS encoding cation:dicarboxylate symporter family transporter: protein MPPSVPSPTRRVARILRTSLFAQVAVALVLGIVVGRLWPDTATTFQPLGDGFIRLIKTVISPLVFCVVVVGIAKAGNLKAFGRIGLKALIWFEVASTAALLIGLIAANVVAPGSGMNVDPSQLDTSAVDDKTAGGSLPSTTEFILEALPQSAVGAFAENSLLQVLVLACLVGAALLHLGHTKVPKILPAIEQAQEVIFAIVGFVMKLAPLAVFGAMVHLVGEYGLGVMKTYGKLIILCYAVAAIFLVLLAVALKLVTGLSLWKFVRYTREEMLLALGTASSESVLPRMMQKLRQAGARDDAVGLVLPTGYSFNLDGASIYLSIGTLFIAQAVGVDLSLSQQITVVLVLMLTSKGMAGIPGSAFLALSATASSLGAIPAGAVALLLGVDRIMDSMRVVTNLLGNCVAVFAVSKWEGALDTARAKKMLDGEIAFVEEDEAGENTPKKETLASESASGTGKPSSEDEAPEGAAVESTAPEGAEVKAPAK from the coding sequence GTGCCGCCGTCTGTACCGTCCCCTACGCGACGCGTCGCACGCATACTGCGTACCTCATTGTTCGCCCAGGTCGCCGTCGCCCTGGTGCTCGGAATCGTTGTCGGAAGGTTGTGGCCCGACACGGCCACAACCTTCCAGCCGCTCGGCGACGGTTTCATCCGGCTCATCAAGACGGTGATCTCGCCGCTCGTGTTCTGCGTGGTCGTCGTCGGCATCGCCAAGGCCGGCAATCTCAAGGCCTTCGGGCGGATCGGGCTCAAGGCCCTGATCTGGTTCGAGGTCGCGTCCACGGCCGCCCTGCTCATCGGCCTGATCGCCGCCAATGTCGTTGCCCCCGGCTCCGGCATGAATGTCGACCCGTCGCAGCTCGACACCTCGGCGGTCGACGACAAGACCGCCGGCGGCTCGCTGCCGTCGACGACCGAGTTCATCCTGGAGGCGCTGCCGCAGTCCGCGGTCGGAGCGTTCGCCGAGAACTCGCTGCTCCAGGTGCTGGTGCTGGCCTGTCTGGTCGGCGCCGCGCTGCTGCACCTCGGCCACACCAAGGTTCCCAAGATCCTGCCGGCCATCGAGCAGGCCCAGGAAGTCATCTTCGCGATCGTCGGTTTCGTGATGAAGCTGGCCCCGCTCGCCGTGTTCGGCGCGATGGTCCACCTGGTGGGGGAGTACGGGCTGGGCGTGATGAAGACGTACGGCAAGCTCATCATCCTCTGCTACGCCGTCGCCGCGATCTTCCTCGTGCTGCTCGCCGTCGCGCTGAAGCTGGTCACCGGGCTCAGCCTGTGGAAGTTCGTGCGCTACACGCGCGAGGAGATGCTGCTCGCGCTAGGCACCGCCTCCAGCGAGTCCGTCCTGCCGCGCATGATGCAGAAGCTTCGCCAGGCGGGCGCCCGCGACGACGCCGTGGGTCTGGTGCTGCCCACCGGCTACTCGTTCAACCTCGACGGCGCCTCGATCTACCTGTCCATCGGCACGCTGTTCATCGCGCAGGCCGTCGGCGTGGACCTCAGCCTGAGCCAGCAGATCACCGTGGTCCTGGTCCTCATGCTGACCAGCAAGGGCATGGCAGGCATTCCCGGTTCGGCCTTCCTTGCCCTGTCGGCGACCGCCTCCTCGCTCGGTGCCATCCCCGCCGGGGCCGTGGCCCTGCTGCTCGGCGTCGACCGCATCATGGACTCGATGCGCGTCGTCACCAACCTGCTCGGCAACTGCGTCGCCGTGTTCGCGGTGTCGAAGTGGGAGGGGGCGCTGGACACGGCGCGGGCCAAGAAGATGCTCGATGGTGAGATCGCCTTCGTGGAGGAAGACGAGGCCGGCGAGAACACGCCGAAAAAGGAGACGCTCGCGTCCGAGAGCGCGTCGGGGACGGGGAAGCCCTCCTCTGAAGACGAGGCTCCCGAGGGTGCCGCCGTCGAGAGCACGGCTCCCGAGGGCGCCGAGGTCAAGGCTCCGGCCAAGTAG
- a CDS encoding peptide-N4-asparagine amidase: MRRRIIMSMLAGVTLVASTLLGAPPAPAATPSHAPAAELPAPPAEFGTDWHDPLTAAPPVTRPDDAKSCDITVAEAQFRDFTPYKGTYAPPRGCGDRWSKVVLRLDGKVKGRQFDRLGYLHIGGVEVFRTSTPQPSPDGIEWSVEKDVTRYSDTFRQSQDVEMLIGNVVDDTYTGIIDVKVTLTFYEGRLAATTPDRVLTLQDGTLTTPRNSERIVAEVYATGSGGGCEEYWYLTVPDAAPYSCKADDGPYREVQIKVDGQLAGIATPFPTVWTGGWSNPFLWYVIPGPRAFDIKPIEYDLTPFAGLLNDGRPHRIEVSVVGVPEGQSGWSAPVNVLVQQDAHSRQVTGKLTAHKAGNLANSSTYTPGSEHRLDTDAGHGLTVSGYVDTSHGRVTTTVRRSLAHTSLHRWTDGENTDALEANWTDDETVAVDGRGPARSTRTHRTYTMDGTTTLGAGDRLRTVMSLGDRAAVVETRGSRRTDWYRLDDSYAGDATYTANVPRDQRHAVGTTSERYRLYGQGGCYDRSVITVQGMVTEDRERC, encoded by the coding sequence ATGAGAAGACGGATCATCATGTCCATGCTCGCCGGGGTGACCCTCGTGGCGAGCACACTCCTCGGCGCGCCCCCAGCCCCGGCCGCCACCCCATCCCACGCCCCCGCCGCCGAACTCCCCGCCCCGCCCGCCGAGTTCGGCACCGACTGGCACGACCCCCTGACCGCCGCGCCGCCCGTCACCCGACCCGACGACGCGAAGTCCTGCGACATCACCGTTGCCGAAGCTCAGTTCCGCGACTTCACGCCGTACAAGGGCACGTACGCACCCCCGCGCGGCTGCGGCGACCGATGGAGCAAGGTCGTGCTGCGGCTCGACGGCAAGGTGAAGGGACGGCAGTTCGACCGGCTCGGCTATCTGCACATCGGCGGAGTCGAGGTCTTCCGTACGTCCACCCCGCAGCCCTCGCCGGACGGCATCGAGTGGTCTGTGGAGAAGGACGTCACCCGATACAGCGACACGTTCCGGCAGAGCCAGGACGTGGAGATGCTCATCGGGAACGTCGTCGACGACACGTACACGGGCATCATCGACGTCAAGGTGACGCTGACCTTCTACGAGGGCAGGCTCGCGGCCACCACCCCGGACCGCGTCCTCACTCTCCAGGACGGCACACTCACCACGCCCCGTAACAGCGAACGCATCGTCGCCGAGGTGTACGCCACGGGTTCCGGCGGCGGCTGCGAGGAGTACTGGTATCTGACGGTGCCCGATGCCGCGCCGTACTCCTGCAAGGCGGACGACGGGCCCTACCGCGAGGTGCAGATCAAGGTCGACGGCCAACTGGCGGGCATCGCCACGCCGTTCCCGACCGTGTGGACCGGCGGCTGGTCCAATCCCTTCCTCTGGTACGTGATTCCGGGGCCCCGCGCCTTCGACATCAAGCCCATCGAATACGACCTGACACCGTTCGCGGGGCTGCTCAACGACGGCCGTCCGCACCGGATCGAGGTCTCGGTGGTCGGTGTTCCGGAGGGGCAGTCCGGCTGGAGTGCCCCGGTGAACGTCCTTGTCCAGCAGGATGCCCACAGCAGGCAGGTGACCGGAAAGCTGACCGCGCACAAGGCCGGTAATCTCGCCAACTCCTCGACGTACACGCCTGGTTCAGAGCACCGGCTGGACACTGACGCCGGCCACGGGCTGACCGTCTCCGGGTACGTCGACACCTCGCACGGTCGCGTGACGACCACCGTGAGGCGATCGCTCGCCCATACGTCCCTGCACCGCTGGACCGACGGCGAGAACACCGACGCCCTGGAGGCGAACTGGACCGACGACGAGACGGTCGCCGTCGACGGACGCGGACCGGCCAGGTCGACCCGCACGCACCGCACGTACACGATGGACGGCACCACGACCCTCGGCGCGGGCGACCGGCTGCGGACCGTCATGTCGCTGGGGGACCGGGCCGCCGTCGTGGAGACGCGCGGCAGTCGGCGCACCGACTGGTACCGGCTCGATGACAGCTACGCGGGCGACGCGACGTATACGGCGAACGTGCCGCGCGACCAGCGGCATGCGGTCGGCACGACGAGTGAGCGCTACCGGTTGTACGGACAGGGCGGTTGCTACGACCGGAGTGTGATCACTGTGCAGGGGATGGTCACCGAGGACCGCGAGCGCTGCTGA